GGCAGGCCGGTTGCCGTTTCGCGCTGCGCTTCTGCCATTCTCACGTCTCCGATCACACCCGCCCGCCCGGGCGTTACTCGGCGTGTTCTCTATTGATCAACTCTGTTGACGTCCCCGGAGCATTTATCTCAGAGTCTGATCTGAAATGAAAGTTTTATATCAGGTATTTAAGCCCTGAGTCCGCTTCAGGGTGCCGGTTGGTCCACCTCTGTCGACGCATGCCAGGGCGGCCTTGGGGCCCCGCGCAGAAGTGCTTTGAAGGTTTCCATCCGATTCTGTAACGAGCATCTCCAATCGCCTCGCGCTCGGCTCTTATGGCCAGCAACTCGTATGAAGCCCGATCGTCAGGATCTTGAATTGCAATGAATTATCGCCATTCCTTCCATGCTGGCAATAGCGCCGATGTCGTCAAGCACAGCCTGCTGATCGCGCTCGTGCGGGCCTTGCAGCTCAAACAGGGCGCGCTGACCCTGATCGATACCCATTCGGGCTGCGGGATGTACGACCTTGAGGGCGAGCAGGCCCAGCGCACCGGCGAGTCCACGCAGGGTGTGCTGCGGGCCTTTGCCGACCCGAACCCCTTGCTGGACGACTACCGCGCTGCCGTACAGGCGGTGAATGTCGGGCCCGAGCCGCGCCTCTATCCCGGCTCGCCACGATTTCTGGCGCAGCTTCTGCGCCCGCAGGATTGCCTGATCCTGAACGAAAAACATCCCGAGGACGCCTATGCCCTGCGCGGCGCGATGCGCGGCACACCGGCTGCCGTGCATGAGCGCGACGCCTACGAGCTCTGGCTGGCGATGGTGCCGCCGCGCACCCCGCGCGGGGTGGTGGTGGTCGACCCGCCCTATGAGCAGACGGATGAGCGCGCACGGATCACGGCCACTCTTGCCGCCGCCTACCGCAAATGGGCGCATGGCGTGACGGTGATCTGGTATCCGTTGAAAGATCGCGCCACGCATGTGCGGTGGAAGGAGCAGTTGCGCCAGCTCGGCATCCCGAAGTTTCTGACGGTGGAGCACTGGTTGTACGACAGCGACCAGCCCGGCATCTATAACGGCGCGGGCCTTTTTATCGTCAATCCGCCCTATGCCTTCACGCAGGCGCTGCCGCCCCTGCTCGAAGCCCTGCGCGCCGCGCTGGCGCCTGAGGGGCATAGGGGCGAGATCGCAGCGGGTTGGGTGCGCGATTGAATTGGACGCGCGTCGTCCCTTTCCCCCCAAAGGAAGGGATTGCCGCTGCGGGGGGCATGGATGGCCCGGTTGCTCCGGGTCGGGCTCTCAGAGAATATACACCGCCGCGCGCGTATGGTGGCGCTTCACTTCATGATGCCGGGAGCCGCCGTGTTGTCTTCGTATGCTTCGCCCTCTCTTGCATCCCGTCGCGATGCTGGCGTGCGCGGGAAGGCGGCGTGGGTGGCGGCGATCACCCTGTTCACCCATCTGCTCATTCTTGCCTACGATCATGCGAGGGCCTTCCGGGCCTTCAACTGGGGTGATCGCGGGCTGGAGCGATTGCGCATCCTGAAGGAATTTGCCGGTCTGAAAGGGGCGGTGCTGCCCGCCATGACCGGATCGCCGATCGTGCCGGGGGAATATCTCTTCGTGCTGCTGCCCTGGAGGCTGTGGGGGGCGGCGGGGGTGATCTGCCTTCAGATTGGTCTGGCAACGCTGGCTGCGTGGCTGGTGGCACGATTGGCGGGGCGTGTATCTTCGTGGCCGCAGGCGCCGCTGGTTTGCGGGCTGGCCTATGCTTTTCTGCCGCAGAATCTGGCCTTTCCGCATCAACTCGTGACCGAGGCGATCGTGACGCCGCTGTGCGTGGTCTGGCTCTATGCGCTGTTGGCCGCCATTCGGGGGCGGACGATGGGGCTGTTCCTGCTGGCAGGGGGCTGTCTGGGGGTGGCGATCCTGACGCGACCGGTCGTGTTGCTGATGTTGCCGGCCTGCTTC
The genomic region above belongs to Novosphingobium sp. IK01 and contains:
- a CDS encoding 23S rRNA (adenine(2030)-N(6))-methyltransferase RlmJ, translated to MNYRHSFHAGNSADVVKHSLLIALVRALQLKQGALTLIDTHSGCGMYDLEGEQAQRTGESTQGVLRAFADPNPLLDDYRAAVQAVNVGPEPRLYPGSPRFLAQLLRPQDCLILNEKHPEDAYALRGAMRGTPAAVHERDAYELWLAMVPPRTPRGVVVVDPPYEQTDERARITATLAAAYRKWAHGVTVIWYPLKDRATHVRWKEQLRQLGIPKFLTVEHWLYDSDQPGIYNGAGLFIVNPPYAFTQALPPLLEALRAALAPEGHRGEIAAGWVRD